A single genomic interval of Antechinus flavipes isolate AdamAnt ecotype Samford, QLD, Australia chromosome 1, AdamAnt_v2, whole genome shotgun sequence harbors:
- the LOC127545311 gene encoding tyrosine-protein kinase ZAP-70 has translation MPDAAAHLPFFYGSISRAEAEEHLKLAGMADGLFLLRQCLRSLGGYVLSLVYDLQFHHYPIERQLNGTYAIAGGKPHCGPAELCEFYSKDADGLPCPLRKPCNRPSGMEPQPGVFDSLRETMVRDYVRQTWKLEGDALEQAIISQAPQVEKLIATTAHERMPWYHSSISREEAERKLYSGSQHDGKFLLRPRKEQGSYALSLIYGKTVYHYLINQDKSGKYCIPEGTKFDTLWQLVEYLKLKADGLIYCLKEICPNANASTAAVVAAPTLPVHPSMPRRNDTLNSDGYTPEPARLSKSRGEKSRVLPMDTSVYESPYSDPEELKEKKLFLKRENLIIDEVELGSGNFGCVRKGVYKMRKKQIDVAIKVLKSANEKAEKEEMMKEAQIMHQLDNPYIVRIIGVCKAEAFMLVMEMAIAGPLNKFLSAKKEEVPVSNVVELLHQVSMGMKYLEEKNFVHRDLAARNVLLVNQHYAKISDFGLSKALAADDSYYTARSAGKWPLKWYAPECINYRKFSSRSDVWSYGVTMWEAFTYGQKPYKKMKGPEVIKFIEEGNRMDCPPECPPDMYTLMRDCWIFKWEDRPGFSDVEQRIRTYYYSLASKAEGVSEAPQAANATSA, from the exons ATGCCAGACGCAGCTGCTCACCTGCCCTTCTTCTATGGGAGCATCTCGAGAGCGGAAGCAGAGGAACACCTGAAGCTGGCAGGTATGGCAGATGGGCTCTTCCTGCTGCGCCAGTGCCTCCGTAGCCTTGGGGGCTATGTTCTCTCACTGGTATATGACCTGCAGTTCCACCATTACCCCATCGAGCGTCAGCTGAATGGCACCTATGCCATTGCTGGAGGCAAGCCTCATTGTGGTCCAGCCGAGCTCTGCGAGTTCTACTCTAAAGATGCTGATGGCCTCCCCTGTCCCCTGCGTAAGCCTTGCAACCGGCCCAGTGGTATGGAGCCCCAACCAGGAGTCTTTGACAGTCTTCGAGAGACCATGGTTCGAGACTATGTGCGCCAGACCTGGAAACTAGAG GGTGATGCCCTTGAGCAGGCCATTATCAGCCAGGCCCCCCAGGTAGAGAAGCTCATTGCCACCACAGCCCATGAGAGGATGCCCTGGTACCACAGCTCCATCTCCAGAGAGGAAGCAGAGCGTAAACTCTACTCAGGCTCCCAGCATGATGGCAAGTTTTT GCTCAGGCCCAGGAAGGAGCAAGGCAGCTATGCTTTATCCCTCATCTATGGCAAGACTGTCTATCACTACCTCATTAACCAGGACAAGTCTGGCAAGTACTGTATTCCTGAGGGCACAAAATTTGACACCTTATGGCAG CTGGTGGAGTATCTGAAGCTGAAGGCAGATGGGCTTATCTACTGCCTGAAAGAGATTTGTCCTAATGCCAATGCTTCTACTGCTGCTG TGGTTGCTGCTCCCACGCTTCCTGTCCATCCTTCTATGCCT AGAAGGAATGACACCCTCAACTCTGATGGATATACCCCTGAGCCAG CTCGTCTGAGCAAGAGTCGAGGGGAGAAGTCTCGGGTCCTGCCCATGGACACCAGCGTGTATGAGAGTCCCTACAGTGACCCCGAGGAGCTCAAGGAAAAGAAACTCTTTCTGAAAAGAGAGAACCTGATTATCGATGAGGTGGAGCTGGGCTCAGGAAATTTTGGCTGCGTCCGCAAGGGAGTCTATAAGATGAGGAA GAAGCAGATTGACGTGGCCATCAAGGTGCTTAAGAGCGCCAATGAAaaggcagagaaggaagagatgatgAAGGAGGCCCAGATCATGCACCAGCTGGACAACCCCTACATTGTGCGAATCATCGGTGTGTGCAAGGCTGAGGCCTTCATGCTGGTCATGGAGATGGCCATTGCGGGGCCCCTGAACAAGTTCTTGTCTGCCAAGAA GGAGGAGGTCCCTGTGAGCAATGTTGTAGAGCTGCTACACCAGGTGTCCATGGGCATGAAAtacctagaagaaaaaaattttgtgcaCCGTGACCTGGCTGCCCGAAATGTCCTACTGGTCAACCAGCACTATGCCAAGATCAGTGACTTTGGTTTGTCCAAGGCACTGGCAGCTGATGATAGCTACTACACT GCTCGCTCAGCAGGGAAGTGGCCGCTCAAATGGTACGCCCCAGAGTGCATCAACTACCGGAAATTCTCCAGCCGAAGTGATGTATGGAGCTACGGAGTCACCATGTGGGAGGCTTTTACCTATGGCCAGAAGCCCTATAAG AAAATGAAAGGCCCCGAAGTCATCAAATTCATTGAAGAAGGGAATAGGATGGACTGCCCTCCTGAGTGCCCACCAGACATGTACACGCTCATGAGAGACTGTTGGATATTCAA